A genomic window from Dechloromonas sp. A34 includes:
- a CDS encoding M23 family metallopeptidase, with the protein MFSIQQRESQKIQDYVSANLQLMATRLGELQAKVLQLDSLGERVSGLAGEKAAARPSTLAGQGGPYLPAPMTAGELQREIERLATAIDYRSDELAVIESRLLEKRVKGRLLPTTLPVKDAAFGSPFGHRNDPIAGLRAMHEGIDFVAETGTPIAAAADGVVLVAEHHPEFGNMIDIDHGDGLTSRYAHMSRLNVKAGTLVKRGQEIGAVGSTGRSTGAHLHFEVRMLGVAQNPALFLKQGAGYAQFKRH; encoded by the coding sequence ATGTTTTCGATTCAACAGCGTGAGTCGCAAAAGATTCAGGATTACGTCAGCGCCAACCTGCAGTTGATGGCGACGCGCTTGGGTGAATTGCAGGCCAAGGTCCTGCAGCTCGACAGCCTCGGCGAACGGGTCTCCGGCTTGGCCGGCGAAAAGGCAGCAGCCCGTCCGAGCACGCTCGCCGGGCAGGGCGGGCCGTACTTGCCGGCACCGATGACGGCAGGCGAATTGCAGCGGGAAATTGAACGCCTGGCGACGGCCATCGATTACCGCTCCGACGAGTTGGCGGTTATCGAGTCGCGCCTGCTCGAAAAGCGGGTCAAGGGGCGCCTGTTGCCAACGACGCTGCCGGTCAAGGATGCGGCATTCGGTTCCCCCTTTGGTCACCGCAACGATCCGATTGCCGGTTTGCGGGCGATGCATGAAGGCATCGACTTCGTCGCCGAAACCGGCACGCCCATCGCGGCGGCGGCGGACGGCGTGGTGCTGGTCGCGGAGCATCATCCCGAATTCGGCAACATGATCGACATCGACCACGGCGACGGGCTGACTTCGCGTTATGCCCACATGTCGCGCCTCAACGTCAAGGCCGGGACGTTGGTCAAGCGTGGGCAGGAAATCGGGGCTGTTGGCAGCACCGGACGCTCGACCGGCGCGCATCTTCATTTCGAGGTCCGTATGCTCGGTGTGGCCCAGAATCCGGCGCTGTTCCTAAAGCAGGGTGCCGGCTACGCCCAGTTCAAACGGCACTGA
- the secA gene encoding preprotein translocase subunit SecA has protein sequence MISGLLKKIFGSRNDRLIKQYSQTIKRINALEPSLLGLSDEQLRAKTDEFRQRHANGESLDDLLPEAFAVVREAGKRELGMRHFDMQLVGGMVLHYGKIAEMRTGEGKTLVATLPSYLNAISGKGVHVITVNDYLASRDAEWMGRLHRFLGLSVGVNLSQMDHEAKQAAYAADITYGTNNEFGFDYLRDNMVYSAGERVQRSLNYAIVDEVDSILIDEARTPLIISGQAEDHTDLYLRMKDVVPKLTRAAEENGEGDYWVDEKGHQVHLAEAGYEHAEQLLAEHGLLKEGTSLYESANISLMHHLNAALRALTLFQKDQQYVVQNGEVIIVDEFTGRLMAGRRWSDGLHQAVEAKEGVQIQAENQTLASITFQNYFRMYGKLSGMTGTADTEAYEFQQIYGLETVVIPTHRPMVRKDMNDLVFKTADEKHAAIIADIKDCAKRGQPVLVGTTSIEASELLSGLLDKEQLPHSVLNAKQHAREAEIVIEAGRPGQITIATNMAGRGTDIVLGGSIEKATSAIKHDESLPEAEREAQIAAMREEWQRLHNQVLEAGGLHIIGSERHESRRIDNQLRGRAGRQGDAGSSRFYLSLDDPLLRIFAGERLRAIMDKLKMPEGEAIEHPLVTRSLESAQRKVEARNFDIRKQLLEYDDVSNDQRKVIYQQRNELLESDDISETITAMRQGVIAEIFRTYVPAESVEEQWDMEGLERALQSELQIVAPVAQWFKDEPTLSDEEILARIVQGADETYQAKVDLVGAENFHQFERNVMLQSLDTSWREHLSALDHLRQGIHLRGYAQKNPKQEYKREAFELFEGLLDRVRKDVTGVVYTVQIRSQEDVEETAPHAEVQNVQYQHADYDEALGAGEAAEAEPRQPAQSGPKVGRNDLCPCGSGKKYKHCHGKLS, from the coding sequence ATGATTTCCGGCCTACTCAAAAAGATTTTCGGCAGCCGCAACGACCGGCTGATCAAGCAATACTCCCAGACCATCAAGCGCATCAACGCGCTCGAGCCGTCTCTCCTGGGCTTGAGCGACGAGCAGTTGCGCGCCAAGACCGACGAGTTCCGGCAGCGTCATGCCAACGGCGAGTCGCTTGATGACCTGCTGCCCGAGGCCTTCGCGGTTGTCCGCGAAGCCGGCAAGCGCGAATTGGGCATGCGCCATTTCGACATGCAGTTGGTCGGCGGCATGGTGCTGCATTACGGCAAGATCGCCGAAATGCGCACCGGCGAGGGCAAGACCCTGGTCGCCACGCTGCCCTCCTACCTGAATGCGATTTCCGGCAAGGGCGTGCATGTCATCACGGTCAACGACTACCTGGCCAGCCGCGATGCGGAATGGATGGGACGCCTGCACCGCTTCCTCGGCCTGAGCGTCGGTGTGAACCTGTCGCAGATGGATCATGAGGCCAAACAGGCGGCTTACGCCGCCGACATCACCTACGGCACCAACAACGAGTTCGGCTTCGATTACCTGCGCGACAACATGGTCTATTCGGCCGGCGAGCGGGTCCAGCGCAGCCTGAACTACGCCATCGTCGACGAAGTGGACTCGATCCTGATCGACGAGGCGCGCACACCTCTGATCATTTCCGGCCAGGCCGAAGACCACACCGATCTCTACCTGCGCATGAAGGACGTCGTGCCCAAGCTGACTCGCGCCGCCGAAGAGAATGGCGAAGGCGATTACTGGGTTGACGAGAAGGGCCATCAAGTCCATCTCGCCGAAGCCGGCTACGAGCATGCCGAGCAATTACTAGCCGAACACGGTCTGCTCAAGGAAGGCACCAGCCTTTACGAGTCGGCCAATATTTCGCTGATGCATCACCTGAATGCCGCCCTGCGCGCCCTGACGCTGTTCCAGAAGGACCAGCAGTACGTCGTCCAGAACGGCGAAGTGATCATTGTCGACGAATTCACCGGCCGCCTGATGGCCGGTCGCCGTTGGTCGGATGGCCTGCACCAGGCGGTCGAAGCCAAGGAAGGCGTGCAGATCCAGGCCGAGAACCAGACCCTGGCTTCGATCACCTTCCAGAACTACTTCCGGATGTACGGCAAGCTGTCCGGCATGACCGGCACGGCCGATACCGAAGCCTATGAGTTCCAGCAGATCTACGGTCTCGAAACCGTCGTCATCCCGACCCATCGGCCGATGGTCCGCAAGGACATGAACGACCTGGTCTTCAAGACGGCCGACGAGAAGCACGCGGCGATCATCGCCGACATCAAGGATTGCGCCAAACGCGGCCAGCCGGTGCTGGTCGGCACGACCTCGATCGAAGCCTCAGAACTGCTCTCCGGCCTGCTCGACAAGGAACAGTTGCCGCACTCGGTGCTCAATGCCAAGCAGCATGCCCGCGAAGCGGAGATCGTCATCGAAGCCGGTCGGCCGGGGCAGATCACCATCGCCACCAATATGGCCGGTCGCGGTACCGACATCGTGCTCGGCGGCAGCATCGAGAAGGCAACCTCCGCTATCAAGCACGACGAGTCGCTGCCCGAAGCCGAGCGCGAGGCGCAGATTGCCGCCATGCGCGAGGAATGGCAGAGGCTGCACAACCAGGTGTTGGAGGCCGGTGGCCTGCACATCATCGGTTCCGAACGCCACGAGTCGCGCCGGATCGACAACCAGTTGCGCGGTCGTGCCGGTCGTCAGGGCGATGCCGGTTCTTCGCGCTTCTATCTGTCGCTTGACGATCCCTTGTTGCGCATCTTCGCCGGCGAGCGCCTGCGCGCCATCATGGACAAGCTGAAAATGCCGGAAGGCGAAGCGATCGAGCATCCGCTCGTCACTCGCTCCCTGGAGTCGGCTCAGCGCAAGGTCGAGGCTCGCAACTTCGACATCCGCAAGCAATTGCTGGAATACGATGACGTTTCCAACGACCAGCGCAAGGTGATCTACCAGCAGCGCAACGAACTGCTGGAGTCTGACGATATTTCGGAAACTATCACCGCCATGCGCCAAGGCGTCATTGCCGAGATTTTCCGGACCTATGTGCCGGCCGAATCGGTCGAGGAGCAGTGGGACATGGAGGGCTTGGAACGCGCCCTGCAGTCCGAATTGCAGATCGTCGCCCCGGTTGCCCAGTGGTTCAAGGATGAACCGACGCTGTCCGACGAGGAAATCCTTGCCCGAATCGTGCAGGGGGCCGACGAAACCTATCAGGCCAAGGTCGATCTGGTCGGTGCCGAGAATTTCCACCAGTTTGAGCGCAACGTCATGCTGCAGAGCCTCGATACTAGCTGGCGCGAACACCTCTCGGCGCTGGATCATCTGCGCCAGGGCATCCATCTGCGTGGTTACGCCCAGAAGAACCCGAAGCAGGAATACAAGCGCGAAGCCTTCGAACTGTTCGAGGGCCTGCTCGATCGCGTACGCAAGGACGTGACTGGCGTCGTGTACACCGTGCAGATCCGCTCCCAGGAAGACGTCGAAGAAACGGCACCGCATGCCGAGGTGCAGAACGTCCAGTACCAGCACGCCGATTACGACGAAGCGCTGGGTGCTGGCGAGGCGGCGGAAGCCGAGCCCCGACAGCCGGCTCAGTCCGGTCCGAAGGTCGGGCGCAACGACCTCTGCCCTTGTGGCAGCGGCAAGAAATACAAGCACTGCCACGGAAAACTGTCCTGA
- the argJ gene encoding bifunctional glutamate N-acetyltransferase/amino-acid acetyltransferase ArgJ, protein MPVNYATPAADQLFPVAGVRLGVAEAEIRKKNRRDLTLVALDAGCTVAGVFTQNRFCAAPVQLCRQHLANGKEIRALVINTGIANAGTGGPGRQAAQASCEAVAGLFDVAADQVLPFSTGVILEPLPVDRIKAGLPAALVDLKADNWYAAAHGIMTTDTVAKAASRRLQVAGKTVTITGVSKGAGMIKPNMATMLGFLATDAGIAQPLLDQLVKEAADASFNCITVDGDTSTNDSYVMIASGQSGASFASEADAGWVEVKAAIIAVSVELAQAIVRDGEGATKFITVAVEGGKSIAECRQVGYAIGHSPLVKTAFFASDPNLGRILAAVGYAGIGDLDVDGVRVWLDDVLVAENGGRAAVYKEEDGARVMAQAEITVRVDLGRGAAAAKVYTCDFSYDYVKINADYRS, encoded by the coding sequence ATGCCTGTCAATTACGCCACCCCAGCCGCCGATCAACTGTTTCCGGTCGCCGGCGTTCGCCTCGGTGTCGCCGAAGCCGAGATTCGCAAGAAGAACCGCCGCGACCTGACGCTGGTCGCGCTCGATGCCGGCTGCACGGTCGCCGGCGTATTCACGCAGAACCGTTTCTGCGCAGCGCCGGTGCAGCTCTGCCGCCAACATTTGGCGAATGGCAAGGAAATCCGGGCTCTGGTCATCAATACTGGCATTGCCAATGCCGGTACCGGCGGGCCCGGCCGGCAGGCGGCGCAAGCCAGCTGCGAAGCGGTGGCAGGCCTGTTCGATGTGGCTGCCGATCAGGTTCTGCCATTTTCGACCGGTGTCATCCTCGAGCCGCTACCTGTCGATCGCATCAAAGCTGGGCTGCCGGCCGCTTTGGTCGATCTCAAGGCTGACAACTGGTATGCCGCGGCGCACGGCATCATGACCACCGATACCGTGGCCAAGGCGGCTTCGCGGCGGCTTCAGGTGGCCGGCAAGACGGTGACCATCACCGGCGTCTCGAAAGGCGCCGGCATGATCAAGCCGAACATGGCGACCATGCTCGGCTTCCTGGCCACCGATGCCGGGATCGCCCAGCCGCTGCTCGACCAACTGGTAAAGGAGGCAGCGGATGCTTCCTTCAACTGCATCACGGTCGATGGCGATACCTCAACCAACGATTCCTACGTGATGATCGCCTCTGGCCAGTCCGGAGCCAGTTTTGCCAGCGAAGCTGATGCCGGATGGGTCGAGGTCAAGGCGGCGATCATCGCCGTCTCGGTCGAACTGGCCCAGGCCATCGTGCGCGATGGCGAAGGCGCCACCAAATTCATCACGGTGGCTGTCGAAGGCGGCAAGTCGATTGCCGAGTGTCGTCAGGTCGGCTATGCCATCGGCCATTCGCCGCTGGTCAAGACTGCTTTCTTTGCTTCCGACCCCAATCTCGGCCGCATCCTGGCGGCGGTCGGTTACGCCGGCATCGGCGATCTCGACGTCGATGGCGTCAGGGTCTGGCTGGATGATGTGCTGGTCGCCGAAAACGGCGGCCGGGCGGCAGTCTACAAGGAAGAGGACGGGGCGCGGGTGATGGCGCAGGCCGAAATCACCGTGCGCGTCGACCTTGGGCGCGGTGCGGCTGCGGCGAAGGTCTACACCTGCGATTTTTCCTACGATTACGTCAAGATCAACGCCGACTACCGTTCGTAG
- a CDS encoding c-type cytochrome: MRNNIGSRHGWHSTFSLKAIALLFVAAASTATALAAERSGKQVVESVCVGCHAEGKDGAPKIGDRAEWSKRASKGLSNLTQNAITGVRNMPAHGGQANLSDVEMSRAVAYMVSGGHATDTDKTYAAPQRKTGAQIVASRCQDCHAAGKEGAPKMGDVEAWTPRLKGGIDPLVKSAISGHNAMPARGGMADLSDAEMKSAVVHMVNQIAKPKK, encoded by the coding sequence ATGCGAAATAACATCGGTAGCCGGCACGGCTGGCACTCAACATTTTCCCTAAAAGCCATTGCGCTTTTGTTCGTCGCAGCCGCGTCAACAGCGACAGCCCTGGCAGCCGAGCGCAGCGGCAAGCAGGTGGTCGAATCAGTTTGCGTCGGCTGTCACGCCGAGGGCAAGGATGGCGCCCCCAAGATTGGCGATCGGGCTGAATGGTCCAAGCGGGCCTCCAAAGGTCTCTCCAACCTGACCCAGAACGCAATCACCGGTGTGCGCAACATGCCGGCGCACGGCGGCCAGGCCAATCTATCCGACGTCGAAATGAGCCGTGCCGTCGCCTACATGGTCAGCGGCGGACATGCCACCGACACCGATAAGACTTATGCCGCGCCGCAGCGTAAGACCGGCGCCCAGATCGTCGCCAGCCGCTGCCAGGACTGTCACGCCGCCGGCAAGGAAGGCGCGCCGAAAATGGGTGATGTCGAAGCCTGGACACCACGCCTGAAAGGCGGGATCGATCCCCTCGTGAAGTCCGCGATCAGCGGCCACAATGCGATGCCGGCCCGGGGTGGCATGGCCGACCTCAGCGATGCCGAAATGAAGTCGGCGGTTGTCCATATGGTCAACCAGATCGCCAAGCCCAAGAAATAA
- the ydiK gene encoding AI-2E family transporter YdiK, whose translation MTDIRRDLTRTTLAILCILGLIGLSLWVLRPFLAATVWATMIVVATWPLLLSLEARFGQRRAPAVAVMSLAMLLLLVLPLLLAIDTIADHSGQLTEAARNVAANGLPLPPDWVASLPLLGEKLAMLWTQLAASGAAGILAKVTPYAADTGKWVLAQVGGLGGMLIQFLLVVTIAAILYSGGEVGARMAQRFGRRLAGERGENSIILAGQAIRGVALGVGVTAIVQTVLGGIGLAIAGVPFASLLSAVMLMLCIAQVGPSLILFPAVGWMYWMGDNGWATFLLIWSVVVATLDNFLRPMLIKRGADLPLLLIFAGVIGGMLSFGLIGIFVGPVVLAVTYTLMLAWIEDALGKDEEPVAEPVLEAAQADHPEPPAG comes from the coding sequence ATGACTGATATTCGCCGCGATCTGACCCGGACTACCCTGGCCATTCTCTGCATTCTAGGCCTGATCGGCCTCTCTCTCTGGGTCTTGCGCCCGTTTCTGGCGGCGACGGTGTGGGCGACGATGATCGTTGTCGCGACCTGGCCGCTGCTGCTCTCGCTCGAGGCGCGCTTTGGCCAGCGCCGTGCCCCGGCCGTCGCCGTGATGAGCCTGGCCATGTTGTTGCTGTTGGTCTTGCCGCTGTTGCTGGCAATCGACACCATCGCCGATCATTCCGGGCAATTGACCGAGGCGGCGCGCAACGTGGCGGCCAATGGCCTGCCCCTGCCGCCGGACTGGGTGGCGTCACTGCCACTGCTTGGCGAGAAACTGGCCATGCTGTGGACGCAACTGGCGGCCAGCGGCGCGGCTGGTATTTTGGCCAAAGTTACGCCCTATGCCGCCGATACCGGCAAGTGGGTCCTGGCGCAGGTCGGTGGCCTGGGCGGCATGCTGATCCAGTTCCTGCTGGTCGTTACCATCGCCGCCATTCTCTATTCCGGCGGTGAGGTTGGCGCCCGGATGGCGCAGCGCTTCGGTCGCCGGCTGGCCGGCGAGCGCGGCGAAAATTCGATCATCCTGGCCGGCCAGGCGATTCGCGGCGTGGCGCTGGGGGTCGGGGTCACCGCCATCGTCCAGACTGTGCTCGGCGGTATTGGCCTAGCGATCGCCGGGGTGCCCTTCGCCTCCCTGTTATCGGCGGTCATGCTGATGCTCTGCATCGCCCAGGTCGGCCCGAGCCTGATCCTGTTTCCGGCGGTCGGCTGGATGTACTGGATGGGCGACAACGGCTGGGCGACCTTCCTGCTGATCTGGAGTGTGGTCGTCGCCACGCTCGATAATTTCCTGCGCCCGATGCTGATCAAGAGAGGCGCCGACCTGCCGCTGCTGCTGATTTTCGCCGGCGTCATCGGCGGCATGCTGAGTTTCGGCCTGATCGGCATCTTCGTCGGGCCGGTGGTGCTGGCCGTGACCTATACGCTGATGCTGGCCTGGATCGAGGATGCCTTGGGCAAGGACGAAGAGCCGGTCGCCGAGCCGGTGCTAGAGGCGGCGCAGGCGGATCATCCGGAACCACCCGCCGGCTAG
- a CDS encoding class I SAM-dependent methyltransferase: MIARVTRAARQRSLAALPQKPGRVLLAGVGTGLDLPHLPPQHRYVGLDLNRAMLSRARPRVGDIDFAAVQGDAQQLPFADASFDGAVLHLILAVVPEPAHCLAEIARILRPGGQALVFDKFLRRGQPALLRRLANPLARRVATRIDVVFEDLLAEVPELALEFDQAALAGGWFRMIRLRRL; this comes from the coding sequence GTGATTGCCCGGGTCACGCGGGCTGCCCGCCAGCGCAGTTTGGCCGCGCTGCCGCAGAAGCCTGGGCGCGTCCTGCTGGCCGGCGTCGGCACCGGTCTCGATCTGCCGCATCTGCCGCCACAGCACCGTTACGTCGGGCTCGACCTCAATCGGGCCATGCTGAGTAGAGCCCGGCCGCGGGTCGGCGATATCGACTTCGCGGCGGTACAGGGCGATGCCCAGCAACTGCCTTTTGCCGACGCCAGCTTCGACGGCGCCGTGCTGCACCTGATTCTGGCGGTCGTCCCCGAGCCGGCTCATTGTTTGGCCGAAATCGCACGCATTTTGCGCCCCGGCGGCCAGGCCCTGGTTTTCGACAAGTTTCTCCGCCGCGGCCAGCCGGCCTTGTTGCGGCGACTGGCCAATCCGCTGGCCCGCCGGGTGGCGACCCGCATCGACGTCGTCTTCGAAGACCTACTCGCCGAAGTACCCGAACTAGCGCTGGAATTCGACCAGGCGGCGCTAGCCGGCGGGTGGTTCCGGATGATCCGCCTGCGCCGCCTCTAG
- the apaG gene encoding Co2+/Mg2+ efflux protein ApaG, with the protein MPDSNKYRIEIQPVAQFIPDQSDPEENRYLFAYTIIITNIGEVPAQLVSRHWVITDAHNEVQEVRGLGVVGKQPLLKPGESFQYSSGSQLNTPVGTMKGTYQMVAEDGTHFEAEIPEFTLAMPRVLH; encoded by the coding sequence ATGCCCGACTCCAACAAGTATCGAATCGAAATCCAGCCGGTAGCGCAATTCATTCCCGACCAGTCCGACCCGGAAGAGAACCGCTACCTTTTCGCTTACACCATCATCATCACCAATATCGGCGAAGTGCCGGCCCAGCTGGTTTCGCGCCACTGGGTCATCACCGACGCCCACAACGAAGTGCAGGAGGTGCGCGGCCTCGGCGTCGTCGGCAAGCAGCCGCTGCTCAAGCCCGGCGAGAGCTTTCAGTACTCCAGCGGCTCACAGCTGAATACCCCGGTCGGCACGATGAAGGGCACTTACCAGATGGTGGCCGAGGACGGCACACACTTCGAGGCCGAAATCCCCGAGTTCACGCTGGCCATGCCACGAGTACTGCACTGA
- the rpe gene encoding ribulose-phosphate 3-epimerase, with product MSVKDFIIAPSILSANFAKLGEEVANVIASGADWIHFDVMDNHYVPNLTIGPLVCEAIRPCTRAPIDVHLMVKPVDRIIPDFAKAGANIITFHPEASEHVDRSLALIRDAGCLGGLVFNPATPLDYLDYVLDKIDVVLLMSVNPGFGGQKFIPGTLAKARQARAKLDAYEKESGRRIRLEIDGGVNPANIAEIARAGVDAFVAGSAVYGAGKDSDPHRYDSIIGALRSELGKV from the coding sequence ATGTCAGTCAAAGATTTCATCATCGCACCGAGCATTCTTTCAGCCAACTTTGCCAAACTCGGCGAAGAGGTGGCCAATGTCATCGCTTCCGGTGCCGACTGGATTCACTTCGACGTGATGGACAACCATTATGTTCCCAATTTGACCATCGGGCCGCTGGTTTGTGAGGCGATCCGGCCATGCACGAGGGCGCCGATTGACGTCCATCTGATGGTCAAGCCGGTGGATCGCATCATTCCCGATTTTGCCAAGGCCGGCGCCAATATCATCACCTTCCACCCGGAGGCTTCCGAGCACGTCGACCGCAGCCTGGCGCTGATCCGCGATGCTGGTTGCCTGGGCGGCCTGGTCTTCAACCCGGCGACGCCACTCGACTACCTGGACTACGTGCTCGACAAGATCGACGTCGTGCTGCTGATGAGCGTCAACCCCGGCTTCGGCGGCCAGAAGTTCATACCAGGCACGCTGGCCAAGGCTCGCCAAGCGCGCGCCAAGCTGGACGCCTACGAGAAGGAAAGCGGCCGGCGCATCCGTTTGGAAATCGATGGCGGCGTGAATCCAGCCAACATCGCCGAAATCGCCCGTGCCGGAGTCGATGCCTTCGTCGCCGGTTCCGCTGTCTATGGGGCAGGCAAGGACAGCGACCCGCATCGCTACGATTCGATCATCGGCGCCCTGCGCAGCGAACTGGGCAAAGTCTGA
- a CDS encoding phosphoglycolate phosphatase, producing MHFQSVTFDLDGTLLDTIADLAEACRLMLEEIGAPPRTHAEVHSFVGKGMAVLVERCLTHEHPPSAERLHEAIESFKRHYAVVNGRFTQIYPGVIDGLKAWRASGLKMGVVTNKPGMFTEALLERMGMTSYFDVIVSGDTTAHKKPHPEPILHACRLFDVRPDRNLHIGDSKNDIQAAHAAGCPAFAVPYGYNEGEPVDSAECDALVSSLLVAYQQALTFKDLKHK from the coding sequence ATGCATTTTCAATCCGTTACCTTCGACCTCGACGGCACGCTGCTCGACACCATCGCCGACCTCGCCGAGGCTTGCCGCCTGATGCTCGAAGAAATCGGCGCCCCGCCGCGCACCCATGCCGAAGTGCACAGCTTCGTCGGCAAGGGCATGGCAGTTCTCGTCGAGCGCTGCCTGACCCATGAGCACCCGCCCTCGGCTGAACGCCTGCACGAAGCCATCGAGTCCTTCAAGCGCCATTACGCAGTGGTCAATGGTCGCTTCACCCAGATCTACCCAGGGGTGATCGACGGTCTCAAGGCATGGCGGGCGAGTGGCCTGAAAATGGGCGTCGTTACCAACAAGCCGGGGATGTTCACCGAGGCCCTGCTCGAGCGCATGGGGATGACCAGCTACTTCGATGTCATCGTCTCCGGCGACACGACGGCGCACAAGAAGCCGCATCCCGAACCAATCCTGCATGCCTGCCGCTTGTTCGACGTGCGGCCGGACCGCAATCTGCATATCGGTGATTCGAAAAACGACATCCAGGCCGCTCATGCCGCCGGCTGTCCGGCATTCGCCGTGCCCTACGGCTACAACGAAGGCGAGCCGGTGGACAGTGCAGAATGCGATGCGCTAGTATCCAGTCTCCTTGTTGCCTACCAACAAGCACTTACTTTCAAAGACCTCAAGCACAAATGA